In one Anthonomus grandis grandis unplaced genomic scaffold, icAntGran1.3 ctg00000184.1___fragment_3, whole genome shotgun sequence genomic region, the following are encoded:
- the LOC126749523 gene encoding uncharacterized protein LOC126749523, whose amino-acid sequence MTDASVPNNLDVYLKKNENLPKKNLDTQMTSSTVSTISSLASPVDSGVQLLDSESELTSVMSNVSGCDTDAIVPTTYSHSKLETSPQKDTHIEDSHIWTELREAVCQSNGAKGQESIVHQFTESDFVNKNVVDEKLLSQSVPNYFDRFSNEAISHLETSKSCTEEVFEMEHPIKSNTEVDLMNISLNSYELLDYTLQNTDLKAVVEPEPVDMHVSLSEEVNESLKVVLDGKDAPPPITEEISVVENPESKPAEEQIVFRRQRKKKSKSDTPKKRVSFHEDILNSTKIDDIHINLGFITHEPDVSFSFFQRGFVRKPDVVKGRYSWAAEGDAPYYEKPATNREIKSDIYLRHSSSSSSSTGSVSNSSIDEEDSGSDENVPKKQPTQKQPKSSCLKKTKHKNYIDTKIVHEESNVKKKKSESNLLESAIFGSLKNILSFSTSVPLAERGVPEGQEDVAIYSSSHDISGRKKSNFSFQDAEPVAEVAEVKAEPLNQVHLAKTNLKLTKSEGFYPNYPNQEVSGNIILCDSNVYEHKGISYSYEYDNFQKTFEQQQQPKPKSSLLYRNILKEFNFFKRKAQEEPPREDFEIIPNLSSPADPDVSIEEVQEVQVSDYEPKVTSSTPKSNLSKYASSTRLDWSDNETVSDMSESKHSRHLDSPKRRIKRNNHYALSPFKASLTELYPSEPTESKSLPNLRPSTSKTSLINRFLKNVTLKKMLDVKSQSVLKRTRSYLGLYPTKGVVQFNPDVNLEINESLEQEIATGRAEMAKSGTCLDRKLANNLRKQIFRNPSEQLLRVFPIRSAYTTNGDSKPLLLILSGRALYIADAKQNATFVTHFVLPYTDLNAILIGPSAQTIHFSNNELDMQCIVTTGCSKITNDLIGQLELAMRRDVVNKPRLPAVRNLEMIDMVNLRKAVCKQTAVDKEEEYFYYSIVNIQDFVPEDVPTPLGPSKEGPLMFKTSECESNRWETAYFILKAGVLYMLSSVSQRVPMRVFPLINGACQGARRVFNTHRPHTFQLIIEGNGLLLAAPDEYVASEWLQELIHAASGVYGYKDRNITQSCSLLMTSEHVLTVREAFPCTISSLLPPGGQHEPIKGPQALSCAAISDLVSFRLPSAEQSWCILEFSCREVHEYSGDWIIYFSTNAELETFISTLEMLWQYSNEEGDCFPVSTIPETDPLSKKCVDVYNSLIESWSPNPNTVHLQFL is encoded by the exons ATGACGGACGCAAGTGTCCCCAACAATTTAGACGTCTACCTTAAAAAGAACGAAAACTTACCCAAAAAGAACTTGGACACCCAAATGACTTCGAGCACAGTTTCGACCATTTCCAGTCTCGCCTCTCCAGTTGATTCTGGAGTGCAACTATTGGATAGTGAGAGCGAGTTAACCTCTGTGATGTCAAATGTTTCTG GTTGTGATACTGATGCTATAGTACCAACTACATACTCACACTCAAAATTAGAAACTTCACCTCAAAAAGATACTCACATAGAGGACAGTCACATTTGGACTGAATTAAGAGAAGCTGTGTGTCAGAGCAATGGTGCAAAAGGTCAGGAATCAATAGTGCATCAGTTCACAGAAAGtgattttgtgaataaaaatgTTGTTGATGAGAAGTTGCTTTCTCAATCAGTCCCAAACTATTTCGACAGGTTCAGCAATGAAG CAATATCCCATTTGGAAACAAGCAAGAGTTGCACCGAAGAGGTTTTCGAAATGGAACATCCGATAAAATCAAACACCGAAGTGgatttaatgaatatttctcTTAATAGTTATGAACTATTAGATTATACTTTGCAGAATACTGACTTGAAAGCAGTGGTTGAACCTGAGCCAGTCGATATGCATGTTAGTCTTTCTGAGGAAGTGAATGAAAGTCTAAAGGTTGTTTTAG ATGGAAAAGACGCTCCCCCACCGATAACAGAAGAAATATCGGTAGTGGAAAATCCCGAGTCGAAACCGGCAGAAGAACAAATCGTCTTTAGGAgacaaagaaagaaaaaatccaaGTCGGACACGCCTAAGAAACGAGTTTCCTTCCACGAGGACATATTGAACAGCACGAAAATTGACGATATCCATATTAATTTGGGCTTTATTACCCATGAACCTGATGTAAGCTTCAGCTTTTTCCAGAGGGGGTTCGTAAGGAAACCGGATGTCGTCAAAGGAAG ATATAGTTGGGCGGCCGAAGGTGACGCCCCTTACTACGAAAAACCGGCGACAAACCGCGAAATAAAATCCGATATTTACTTACGTCACTCGTCCAGTTCTTCTAGTTCTACCGGGAGCGTGTCCAATAGTTCCATTGACGAAGAAGACAGCGGCTCAGACGAGAACGTCCCGAAAAAACAGCCCACGCAGAAACAACCTAAAAGCAGCTGCTTGAAAAAGACCAAACACAAGAACTACATTGATACAAAAATCGTGCATGAGGAGTCCAATGTTAAAAAGAAGAAATCGGAGAGTAATTTATTGGAGAGCGCGATTTTCGGcagtttaaagaatattttgagtttttctaCGTCGGTGCCTTTGGCAGAAAGAG GTGTCCCAGAGGGTCAGGAGGACGTGGCAATTTATTCATCCTCCCACGACATTTCTGGCAGAAAAAAATCGAACTTTTCATTTCAGGATGCTGAGCCTGTAGCGGAAGTGGCCGAGGTGAAAGCTGAACCTCTAAACCAA GTACACTTGGCGAAAACCAACTTGAAACTGACGAAAAGCGAGGGCTTTTATCCGAACTACCCGAACCAAGAGGTTTCCGGTAACATCATCCTTTGCGACAGTAACGTATATGAACATAAAGGAATCAGTTACTCGTACGAGTACGACAACTTCCAGAAAACGTTCGAGCAACAGCAGCAGCCGAAACCGAAGAGTTCTTTACTGTACCGGAATATTTTGAAGGAGTTCAACTTTTTTAAGAG GAAGGCCCAAGAAGAACCGCCCAGAGAAGACTTCGAAATAATCCCGAACTTATCAAGCCCAGCCGATCCAGACGTTTCCATTGAAGAGGTCCAGGAAGTCCAAGTGTCCGATTACGAACCGAAAGTAACCTCGAGCACTCCAAAGAGCAATTTAAGTAAATACGCCTCGTCCACGCGACTGGATTGGTCCGATAATGAAACCGTATCGGATATGAGCGAGAGCAAACATTCCAGACACCTGGATTCGCCTAAAAGGAGGATTAAGAGGAATAATCATTACGCTTTGTCTCCTTTTAAG GCTTCTTTAACGGAACTCTACCCATCAGAACCGACGGAATCCAAATCTCTCCCGAACTTACGACCCTCCACGTCCAAAACCTCCTTGATCAACCGCTTCTTAAAGAACGTAACGTTAAAGAAGATGCTGGACGTTAAATCGCAGAGCGTTTTAAAGAGGACACGCAGTTACTTGGGGTTGTATCCGACTAAGGGTGTTGTCCAGTTTAATCCTGATGtgaatttggaaataaatgaaTCATTGGAGCAAGAAATCGCCACTGGCAGAGCAGAGATGGCAAAAAGTGGAACGTGCTTAGATAGGAAGCTGGCTAATAATTTAAGGAAGCAAATCTTTAGGAATCCTTCGGAGCAGCTATTAAGG GTATTTCCGATTCGTAGCGCCTACACAACAAACGGCGACAGCAAACCCCTACTGCTAATCCTCTCCGGTAGGGCGCTCTATATCGCAGACGCGAAACAAAACGCGACATTCGTCACCCATTTCGTGCTGCCCTACACCGATTTGAACGCCATATTGATCGGACCAAGTGCCCAAACGATCCACTTCTCCAATAACGAGTTGGACATGCAGTGCATCGTCACCACCGGGTGTTCTAAGATCACCAACGATCTTATTGGACAGCTCGAGTTGGCCATGAGGAGGGACGTAGTGAACAAGCCACGACTGCCTGCCGTAAGGAATCTCGAAATGATCGATATGGTGAATTTGAGGAAAGCGGTTTGTAAACAGACTGCCGTAGATAAG gaagaagaatatttttattacagcaTCGTTAACATACAAGATTTCGTACCGGAAGACGTCCCTACGCCCCTGGGGCCGAGCAAAGAAGGCCCCCTTATGTTCAAAACGTCCGAGTGCGAATCCAACAGATGGGAAACCGCTTATTTTATACTCAA GGCCGGGGTGCTTTATATGCTCTCCTCGGTTTCCCAAAGGGTCCCGATGCGGGTATTCCCTTTGATCAACGGCGCATGTCAGGGTGCCCGACGTGTATTCAACACTCACAGACCGCACACCTTCCAGCTAATAATCGAAGGTAACGGTTTACTTTTAGCCGCACCCGATGAGTATGTGGCCAGCGAGTGGCTGCAAGAGTTGATACATGCCGCTAGTGGT GTCTACGGCTACAAGGACAGAAATATAACGCAGTCCTGTTCCCTTTTGATGACTAGCGAGCACGTGTTGACCGTAAGGGAGGcgtttccttgcacgataagtTCGCTTTTGCCCCCCGGGGGTCAACATGAACCGATTAAGGGGCCTCAGGCGCTGTCTTGCGCCGCTATAAGCGATTTGGTGTCTTTTAGGCTTCCCTCGGCCGAACAAAGCTGGTGTATACTG